A window from Balearica regulorum gibbericeps isolate bBalReg1 chromosome 1, bBalReg1.pri, whole genome shotgun sequence encodes these proteins:
- the CDKN1B gene encoding cyclin-dependent kinase inhibitor 1B: MSNVRISNGSPTLERMEARQSEYPKPSACRNLFGPVNNEELNRDLKKHFQEMEEAYQRKWNFDFQNHKPLEGRYEWQAVEKGSSPEFYFRPPRLLKAVCKSSGRQSLDVNGNCQTVVFVGSQGISEDTHCVDQKTGVSENQTDFAEQCTGQRKRPATDDSSPQTKRANTTEEEGSANSPSASSVEQTPKKSSPRRHQT; encoded by the exons atgtCAAACGTCCGTATTTCTAATGGGAGCCCTACCCTGGAGCGCATGGAAGCCAGGCAGTCGGAGTACCCGAAGCCGTCAGCTTGCAGGAACCTCTTCGGGCCAGTGAATAACGAAGAGTTAAACAGGGACTTGAAGAAGCACTTCCAGGAGATGGAGGAGGCATACCAGAGGAAGTGGAATTTCGATTTCCAAAATCACAAGCCGCTGGAAGGCAGGTACGAGTGGCAAGCCGTGGAGAAGGGGAGCTCGCCCGAGTTCTACTTCAGACCCCCCAGGCTACTGAAAGCTGTCTGCAAGTCCTCCGGCCGCCAGAGCTTGGATGTAAACGGGAATTGCCAAACCGTGGTTTTTGTCGGTTCTCAGGGAATCTCAGAGGACACTCACTGTGTAGATCAAAAGACTGgtgtttctgaaaatcagacGGACTTTGCAGAGCAGTGCACTGGGCAGAGGAAAAGACCTGCCACCGATG ATTCCTCTCCTCAAACTAAAAGAGCCAACACAACAGAAGAAGAGGGTTCAGCAAACTCCCCCAGTGCCAGTTCAGTGGAGCAAACACCCAAGAAATCAAGCCCAAGACGACATCAAACGTAA